ttctgcgaggcgtcccagaagggtaccgtggtcaacggtatcgaaggcctctgagaggtccagcagaaccaacagggactgatactagctgtcccctgccacacattgctgtggctcagtctggtgatctgaaaaataaagtaatgagaaagtgttggtttctaatatatataatttctttatgcttgtgggtaaatagtatttttgttgtttctttgttagtgttgatggggaaattgtctggtttgcctactctggaacaggaaacatatcattgtccttctttagggattcctttcaaatctatctgtgtgtgtgtgaatcatatctatctacctgtatctatggctggatggctctttgtcaggagggctttgattacgtttccttgccctggtgaagggagttggactggatggcctaagtatgggggttctgtgtgggaagtttaccccagttctgtcgttggtggggttcattatgctctttgattgtaggtgaactatacatcccagtaactacaactcccaattgttaaggtctatttcccccaaactccatctgtgttcatatttgggcatatggaatattcatgctaagtttggtgcagattcatcattgtttgagtccacagtgctctctggatgttggtgaactacaactcccaaactcaaggtcaatgcccaccaaacccttccagtgttttctgttggtcatgggagttctgtgtgcgaagtttggttcaattccattgttggtggagttcagaatgctctttgattgtaggcgaactataaatcccaacaactacaactcccaaatgacaacatcatattttttttgagtgatggtcactccttgtgttgtgagacattttgttgccaaatttggtgtgatttcattcattggttcttttgtttttaaggtactcattacgcacagagcatttttatatatctatagaagATAAGCAACTGATAGAtattgtgtctctgtgtgtgtataaacagCATTTCTGAAACACAGAGTAAATACTTAAAATGTCCTTTAGGAAATAACACCCACAAGGTGATATTGTTCTTGATATCGTTCTTCCTCGTAACAGAGTTTGTATCTTCACTCTTCCGTTTAATCTTTCAAAACTGTTGTAATTATTGAGAAAATGTTTGCAAAGTTTTTGAAGCCATAAGCTGAACACTGGAACTGTCTTtgagaaagtaaaataatgtccACAAGGGTCCCCGGGTTGAAATGCCTCGTTTCGGGAgacttccccttcttcaggatgCTACCGTATCTTCGTAGGAGCGTGTTAGTCATAATAAATTCGTTATCTCCGATAAGAAGCTGGCTCTACAACTAGGCTTTCGATATGAAGCTACGGTAGCATCCTGAAGAATTTGTCACCAGGCAATGGGCATCTCCCCTCTTCCTCTGGGTTTGCTACAGCACTAGACTTCCTCTTCATGTTCCGTGAGATCTTTCCCTGTTCAACTCCTGAAGAGATTTCCCTCTCATTTCTCTGGCAGGTAACTCCTGAACAAGTTCTGCGAAGAACACCTTGTGAGAGATTTGCCCAAGGAGTGCTGTAAGTCCATAGTGACTTCAAGATACACAGCAAagacaacaagaagaaaaaaacaagtaatagaaaaatatatttgaagCTACATACCTGTGcacttaaagggggggggggcgggtaaGAGTGTGCTGAAAAAAAGAGAGGCTTGGGAAAGCAAGCAGAAGGCTACAGCAATAAAAAACTGTGCTGTCCAAGTGGTTATATCTGTGATCCCCTGGCATAATATTTGAATTATAAATGTAAAAGAATGGCAAGCCCTCTACCTCCCTGTCCTAGATCGGACACAAGGGAGAAGTTACATCAGTGTATGGAGTGTGGAAAACAATTTCAAAGCAAAAGTCATCTTACTGTACATGaacggatccacacaggggagaagccatatcagtgcatggaatgtggaaagagcttcagtgtcAGTGGCAGTCTACGTtgccatcaaagaacccacacaggggagaagccatatcaatgcatggaatgtggagagagcttcagtcgcagtgacagtctacgttcccatcaaaggacccacacaggggagaagccacataaatgcatggaatgtggagaaagcttcagacAGAGTGCCCAtttacgttcccatcaaaggaagcATACAGGGGAGaggccatataaatgcatggaatgtggagaaagcttcggTCACAGTGGCGCTCTACGTTCCCAtgtaaggacccacacaggggagaagccacataaatgcatagaatgtggagaaagcttcagtcggaGTGGCACTCTACGTCGCCATCAAAGgaagcacacaggggagaagccatataaatgcatagaatgtggagaaagcttcagtcacaGTGGCACTCTACGTCGCCATCAAAGgaagcacacaggggagaagccatataaatgcatagaatgtggagaaagcttcagtcacaGTAACACtctacggtcccatcaaaggaagcacacaggggagaagccctataaatgcatggaatgtggagaaagcttcagtcggagtggcagtctacgttcccatcaaaggaagcacacaggggagaagccatataaatgcatggaatgtggaaagagcttccgaGAGAGTGGAACGTTGCGTaaccatcaaaggacccacacaggagcctagtgtctagatctagggaagtaatgctaccactctattctgctttggttagaccacacctggaatattgtgtccaattctgggcaccacaattcaagagagatattgacaagctggaatgtgtccagaggagggcgactaaaatgatcaagggtctggagaacaagccctatgaggagcggcttaaggagctgggcatggttagcctgaagaagagaagaatgagaggggatatgatagccatgtataaatacgtgagaggaagccacagggaggagggagcaagcttgttttctgtttccctggagactaggacatgaaacaatggcttcaaacttcaacagaggagattccatctgaacatgaggaagaacttcctgaccgtgagagccgttcagcagtggaactctctgccccggagtgtggtggaggctcctttgtttggaagcttttaaacagagactggatggccatctgtcaggggtgatttgaatgcaatattcctgcttcttggcagaatggggttggactggatggcccatgaggtctcttccaactctttgattctgtgacaGGGGAGATGCCATAGAAATGCATGGAATGTACCAGTCAGTGTTAAGCTCAGTGCCCCGTCGGACCTTAGAATTACTAATGAGTCAGATCGGTGGATTACAAACAACACTGAGGTACAATTAAACAAAAGAATCAGGTGGCACAAGGTCAATACTGATGCTGTAAACAAGTCCCTTAATtccattttaagcagaggctggatggccatttgtcaggggtgatttgaatgcaatattcctgcttcttggcaaggggttggactggatggcccaggaggtctcttccaactctttgattctatgattctatgattcacaaaTTGGTCAGCTACAATACAAACCCCTTCATCTGACTGGATGGCAGTTAATACAGCGTTCTCGAATATATGCAGCCAATTAAAAATCATTTAACCGCTAATGCTACTCCATTAAGCACAAAAAGAAATAGAGACGATTGGTTTGATATTGAATGCCAATCCATCAGGAAAAGTCTTAAGAGCCTAATGAGAAAGGCGCAGGGCTCTCAGTCTAGGACAGTacataacaatttatttatttatttatttggtttactcttaccccgcccttctcaccccgaaggggactcagggcggcttacatatccaaggcacaattcgatgcccgtaacatacaatACAAACACAATAGCACAgaatagcaaacaacaacaatacatcatatCTATACccaataaaacccataaaaatTTCATataaaccgatacaaaccaattactccttattgccggtcaatatTCGTTATCTCATAATTCAGTTTCATTCCgcatttatcagtcctgccggtcctatttgtctggttgtccttacttTGTTggcagattgcccaaaggcctggtcccacaaccacatctttaccttcctcctgaaggataggagtgatgtcgatgtccTGATATCcaccgggagtgagttccacaggtgaggggccaccactgagacggccctgctcctcgtccccaccagcctcacttgggaaagtggtgcggtcgagagcagggccccctcagatgatcttaaatatGTTAGAATTGAGAAGGAAATATAAGCAAACCATCAgcgagaaaaagaaaaatcacagAGTATCCATTTGGAATGAGTTAGAACTCGCAGCTAAAGGGAGGAACACAATTCTCTTTTGGAACTCAGTAGCTGGAATTCTTAAAGAAAGGAAATATGCATTTGATGCACCTATCCCAGCTGCTAATTGGGAGAACTATTATCAACAACTGTTTGCCCCTTTGTCTCCTCCAAAGAACCTTGTCACTcctagtgtcaggagcgactgctcctgtggtgagagaattggctgtctgcaaggacgttgcccaggggacgcccagatgatttgatgttttatcatccttgtgggaggcttctctcatgtccccacatgcggaactggagctgatagagggagcgcatccgcctctccccggattcgaacctgcgacctgtcggtctttggtCCAgtcggcataggggtttaacccactgcgccaccgggggcaataataatattaaatcacCTAATTAACAAATATCTAAAACGAAAGAGCAGGTTATTTGTTGCTTTCATTGATTTAAAAGTAGCTTTTGACAGCATCAGTAGAGAAATCCTCTGGCAAAAATGAACAGCCCATGGAATAGACCGCAGATTACTACTCCTGATGTCTGTACTCCAACAACCAT
This genomic interval from Anolis sagrei isolate rAnoSag1 chromosome 2, rAnoSag1.mat, whole genome shotgun sequence contains the following:
- the LOC132766290 gene encoding zinc finger protein ZFP2-like, with translation MASPLPPCPRSDTREKLHQCMECGKQFQSKSHLTVHERIHTGEKPYQCMECGKSFSVSGSLRCHQRTHTGEKPYQCMECGESFSRSDSLRSHQRTHTGEKPHKCMECGESFRQSAHLRSHQRKHTGERPYKCMECGESFGHSGALRSHVRTHTGEKPHKCIECGESFSRSGTLRRHQRKHTGEKPYKCIECGESFSHSGTLRRHQRKHTGEKPYKCIECGESFSHSNTLRSHQRKHTGEKPYKCMECGESFSRSGSLRSHQRKHTGEKPYKCMECGKSFRESGTLRNHQRTHTGA